A window of Suncus etruscus isolate mSunEtr1 chromosome 4, mSunEtr1.pri.cur, whole genome shotgun sequence contains these coding sequences:
- the MUL1 gene encoding mitochondrial ubiquitin ligase activator of NFKB 1, with amino-acid sequence MESGGRPSLGQFIFLGTSSVVTAVLYSMYRQKAQVAQELKGAKRIHLGEDLKSILSEAPGKCVPYAVIEGAVRSVKETLNSQFVENCKGVIQRLTLQEHKMVWNRTTHLWNDCSKIIHQRTNTVPFDLVPYEDGVGVSVRVLKPLDSLDLGLETVYEKFHPSIQSFTDVIGHYISGERPKGIQETEEMLKVGATLTGVGELVLDNNSVRLQPPKQGMQYYLSSQDFDSLLQRQESSVRLWKVLTLGFGLATCVILFFILRKQYLQRQERLRLKQMEEEFREHEAQLLSRASPEDRESLKSACVVCLSNFKACVFLECGHVCSCTECYRALPEPKRCPICRQDITRVIPLYNS; translated from the exons ATGGAGAGCGGAGGGCGGCCGTCGCTGGGCCAGTTCATCTTTCTGGGCACCAGCTCCGTCGTCACCGCCGTCCTGTACTCCATGTACCGGCAGAAGGCCCAGGTCGCCCAGGAGCTCAAG GGAGCTAAAAGAATCCACTTGGGTGAAGACTTGAAGAGTATTCTTTCAGAAGCTCCAGGAAAATGTGTGCCTTATGCTGTTATTGAAG GAGCTGTTAGATCTGTTAAAGAAACTCTGAACAGCCAGTTCGTGGAAAATTGCAAGGGGGTGATTCAGCGGCTGACACTTCAGGAGCACAAGATGGTGTGGAATCGAACAACCCACCTTTG GAATGACTGTTCAAAGATCATTCACCAGAGGACCAACACCGTGCCCTTTGACCTAGTGCCCTACGAGGATGGAGTGGGAGTGTCGGTGAGAGTGCTGAAGCCCCTTGACTCACTGGATCTGGGCCTGGAAACTGTGTATGAGAAGTTCCACCCCTCTATCCAGTCCTTCACGGATGTCATTGGCCACTATATCAGCGGGGAGAGACCGAAAGGCATccaggagacagaagagatgCTGAAGGTGGGGGCCACCCTCACGGGGGTAGGCGAGCTGGTGCTGGACAACAACTCGGTCCGCCTGCAGCCCCCCAAGCAGGGCATGCAGTACTACCTCAGCAGCCAGGACTTTGACAGCCTTCTGCAGAGGCAGGAGTCCAGCGTCCGCCTCTGGAAAGTCCTGACCCTGGGGTTTGGCCTCGCCACCTGCGTCatcctcttcttcatcctccgGAAGCAGTATCTGCAGCGGCAGGAGCGCCTGCGCCTCAAGCAGATGGAAGAGGAGTTCCGGGAGCATGAGGCCCAGCTGCTGAGCCGGGCCTCGCCCGAGGATCGGGAGAGTCTGAAGAGTGCCTGCGTGGTGTGCCTGAGCAACTTCAAGGCCTGTGTCTTTCTGGAGTGTGGGCATGTCTGCTCCTGCACCGAGTGCTACCGCGCCTTGCCCGAGCCCAAGCGCTGCCCCATCTGCAGACAGGACATCACCCGGGTCATCCCCTTATATAACAGCTAA